The Thermoplasmata archaeon DNA segment CTATGCATCGCGTCCGAGACGTTGGAGCTCGAGACCTTCATCAGCGCCTCGCGGACATTCGACTCATCGTACTTTTTATAGAGCCTCGTCCTCACGGCCTTGCCGGTGAGCATCGCCCTCTTTATCGCCCTCGCGGCCCGAGCTACGTCCGGCGCCTTGGTCAGTGCCCCGCCCACGATGACTATCGCCGCCCCCGCCTTCACAGCCTTCGCCGCGGTCTCGGAGTTGATTCCTCCCGCCGCCGCCACCGGCAGCTTCGTCGCCGCCGAGACCTCCCTTAGCGTCTCAATGGGGGTTCCGCCCGCCATCTGCTCGTCTATGCCGACGTGAACGCACAAATAGTCCACGCCCATCGCCTCGAGCTCCCGCGCCCTCTTCGCCTTGTCCGCGCAGCCAAGGAGGTCCACCATGATTTCGCAGCCGTACTTCCTCCCTGCGCGCACGGCCTCGCGCACGGTGTCGTCGTCCGAGATGCCCATTATGATGACAACCGTGGCCCCGGCCTTGGCCGCGAGCTCGACCTCGAACGCCCCCACATCGAGCGTCTTCATGTCCGCGACGATTCTGTGCCTCGGGAAAAGCCTGCGGAGGGCCCTGACGGCCTCCATCCCCTCGCTCTTAATAAGGGGTGTGCCGGCCTCGACCCAGTCCGCGCCGCCCTCGACCGCCTCCCTCGCGATTTGAAGGGCCCGGTGCAGGTTCATCAGGTCGAGCGCAACCTGCAGGACCGGGTAGGAGCCCATCAAGGA contains these protein-coding regions:
- the hxlA gene encoding 3-hexulose-6-phosphate synthase — translated: MGSYPVLQVALDLMNLHRALQIAREAVEGGADWVEAGTPLIKSEGMEAVRALRRLFPRHRIVADMKTLDVGAFEVELAAKAGATVVIIMGISDDDTVREAVRAGRKYGCEIMVDLLGCADKAKRARELEAMGVDYLCVHVGIDEQMAGGTPIETLREVSAATKLPVAAAGGINSETAAKAVKAGAAIVIVGGALTKAPDVARAARAIKRAMLTGKAVRTRLYKKYDESNVREALMKVSSSNVSDAMHRKGAMAGMRAIIPRGAKMVGRAVTVRTADGDWAKPVEAIDVAERGDVIVIEAGEGRAAVWGELASWSCKVKGIAGVVINGAVRDVEDIIEIGFPVFATATAPNAGEPKGFGEIGAEIVCGGQVVRMGDWLVGDETGVTVIPKERLSEIANRALDVLEKENRIREEIKRGSTLSKVMELYKWEKLR